Part of the Cottoperca gobio chromosome 16, fCotGob3.1, whole genome shotgun sequence genome, GACACTAACCCAGTGTCCATACCTCTGGtagaggacagagggacactaacccagtgtccatgcctctggtagaggacagagggacactaacccagtgtccatgcctctggtagaggacagagggacactaacccagtgtccatgcctctggtagaggacagagggacactagcccagTGTTCATGCCTCTGGtagaggacagagggacactaacccagtgtccatgcctctggtagaggacagagggacactaacccagtgtccatgcctctggtagAGGGACAAAGGGACACTAGcccagtgtccatgcctctggcagaggacagagggacactagcccagtgtccatgcctctggtagaggacagagggacactaacccagtgtccatgcctctggtagAGGGACAAAGGGACACTAGcccagtgtccatgcctctggcagaggacagagggacactagcccagtgtccatgcctctggtagaggacagagggacactagcccagtgtccatgcctctggtagaggacagagggacactagcctAGTGCCCATGCCTCTGGCAGAGGACAAAGGGACACTAGcccagtgtccatgcctctggtaggggacagagggacactagcccagtgtccatgcctctggtagAGGACAAAGGGACACTAGcccagtgtccatgcctctggtaggggacagagggacactagcccagtgtccatgcctctggtaggggacagagggacactagcccagtgtccatgcctctggtagAGGACAAAGGGACACTAGcccagtgtccatgcctctggtaggggacagagggacactcaCTCAGTTGTTTTTATGTCTTCCAACCACTGCAACCAAAAGCAATTTTGACAATCACTGTAATATTTGCACCTGAACCATACTGTGTCGGAACTAATTGAGTCTGACTAAGAAAATGACGTTGGCCTCTGGCATCCACATTGTAGGCTACAGGAATATAGAAAAAACGTATCCGTttgataatttttttttttacatcagcaTGATTTGGGGGGTGTTTTACTCGGTGCTGACGTGAAAGCCACAGCCCAGCCCCTTGCTATAATGTCAGAGAGAAAAGTCCACACGCAAAGAAATAGACTACAGAGTGGATCAGTGCGCAGACCCATCAGTTGCGCACCAGGAGAGACTCCAAGACGCGCAGCGGAGAGACTGATGCATGCTGTACATAGACGTAGATAGCTAATCCTACTCATTTGTGGTGTAAGATAACGCGGGGGATTCTCAAGGAACCTTGATAAAGACACAAGAAAGCAACACGAGTGTACAGGAGCGCTCATGGAGACGCACGGGAACACAAATCATTGCTCTTAAAACGGGGGCACATACCTCCCAAACGTTTCAAGATCAtctaaagggggaaaaaaataaatcatgaacTTATCCGAGTCTGTTTGGCTCTTGGATGAGCCATGTAACCTTAGCAGAGTGGAGGAAGAGGACCAGAAACTTTTATTCGGGATCGGCACGGATAATTTCATCACGCTGCTGGTTTTCGGGCTCATCTTTACGCTCGGTGTGCTGGGCAACTCCATGGTGATCACGGTGCTGGCCCGGAGCAAACCCGGGAAACCACGGAGCACCACCAACATATTTATCCTCAACCTGAGCATCGCTGACCTGTCCTACCTGCTCTTCTGCATACCTTTCCAGTCCACCATCTACATGATGCCTACGTGGGTCCTGGGCGCATTCATTTGCAAATTCATCCACTATTTCTTCACCGTGTCCATGCTGGTGAGCATCTTCACTCTGTCTGCCATGTCCGTGGACCGATACATTGCCATCGTGCACTCCAGAAAGTCCTCCTCTATCCGAGTGGCGAAGCACGCTCTGATCGGGGTGGTGGTGATTTGGATACTCTCCCTGGCCATGGCTGCGCCCGTCATGTATTACCAGAACATTTCTCACAGAGGGGAGAATCACACCTTCTGCTGGGAAGTGTGGCCAAATGAAAACCAGAAGAAAGTCTATGTGGTtttcaagtttgtttttggTTATGTTTTGCCTCTGCTGCTGATTTCCTTCTGTTATGCAAAGGTAAGGAAAAGCTATCATCATTGAATAATTATAGACGggggttttttttaaacacaaatatatctTACCTCTATTTGCTTGCTTACAGGTTTTAAATCACTTGCACAAAAAACTGAGAAATATGTCCAAAAAGTCAGAGGCATCAAAGAAAAAGGTATGTATTAAGATGTTTTTTGAGGGGGTTGGAAATGTCATGAATTACAGCCATATGCGTGTGACTTTAATCAGTAACAAACACTGGATACACACTGGATGAAAGATGACAGATGGGTTGATTTGTTACCTGTTGACTTACTGAGAATTACATACATTTGCTCATATTGTTAAATAAACAATTGCACAATTTTAAGTTCAAAGTTCGTGAAAGAAATCTAGTCAAAATCATATGTGAATCACTAAAAAATAACTATGgcgtaaaacatttttacatacaaGTGACAACCTGAATCCTTCAATTCTACTCTCTGCCAGATTTCTCATGTATAATTCCTGTTATAATATTTTAACcagacaaatgtttttttaaatttagtGATTTGTGATTAAAGTCATGTTGTACGTTTGTGCCAACTAACACGTTTTGTGGTTGGCTGGCACAATGTTAAATGAAAGTAACCAATAgaaacaatttgaaaatgttattcaatttatttgaaaaaaaaatgcatcagTAGAAATGTCTAATTTATTTTGCCATTGACCCAATATAAACATTGTTCTTAATATTTTAGAATAGTTTTTATTGTCTCAAAATACCCCAACAAAATATGCATTAAAAGTCCCAATAATAGCCGATCAGCTCGCATTTGACCCAAATGTGTGATAAAATGATGTTAGCCAGCTGCCATCACTTATCACAGACTTTCAAATCTTTTATCAAAATGTAACTGATTCCAATGTCTCATATCTAGAAGTaagactttattttaaatatctctATCTAACAGTTTTATAATACGTTTGGCCCACAGTCcattttttaacttttaatactATGAAATGTTACACTCACCAAAAAAGACGGTGACTTATCTACTGTGTTAAAGATGTGTTAACACATCTTTAACACAGTAGATAAGTACAAGTCAAGAAAGCCACATTTGGATGTtccctttctgtttctgtgaccGTCAAAGGAACAGAAAATAGCCGTGTGACAACCGactcctgttgccatgttgccAATGACGTTATTATGCTGTCAAAAGATGTCACtctttacttattatttttactgaaataCTCTCTCTCAGCCTTGTGTCGACACATGGTTCCTCTCAAAGCAGGGGTCAGTGTTTTTGGCCTTTAGGAAGATATATTTCATAGCTACTCTGATCCACACATTATTCAGCGAGGGGGTGCAGTCCCTCTGTGCCACATGTTGCACCTTCGGAGGAAACTATTTCCATCATCTCTGTTGTTCCTTAGGGCtaaaatgataaatattaatgttcTAATGCTTACTGGTAACTGGCACACTTGCGCAAAGTGGCCAAAAGGGCAATGTGCAATCAAACCCCCATCCAGCCTTCATTATGGAGGTAATTTGCTCATTTTGCTTCCCTGAGAGACAGTTATCTGCTGTCGCCTGCTTGATTGTCgtccttctgtccgtctgtccattCGCATCCTTCACGGCTGGTCATTTTAGCAGCACCATCTGATAACGGCATTGTGCTAAGAAACCGAGAGTGCTGGGCTGCCGTGAGAAAGATGTGAATGTGCTCTGATGTGCACCTCACCACATGCGTGCTTTATTGCACCTGGCTTAAAAGAGGAATTCCACATATTGTAATGATTTACTGCACTCACTGTACAGAGCACCGGTGGAGACAACACATAGGGAAGGTTACGCTGACAGCTTTGTGACAAACAGTGCATTAAAGCCGGACTGTATTACATAAATTACCTTGGGACGATAGCTACTGTTAAACTCTAGCTGATGCCAGAACACACTGTttgcacacacatattaaatCTGATTAAGTTATCAACAACTTCATGATTGATTTTATATTAGAAGCTGCCACATGCAGACTTTTCTATAAATATACAAGCATGGTGCCATTGCCAAATCTGTTTCCTTGGCAGTTCGTCTTTGTTCTGTCCAGTGTTTTAaggaaaatatttaatgaaaataagacacatttacAGTTGCGCACGATGGTATTTTTTTGCGTATTAATGAACCTTTATTTATGCCAGTAGGTTGGTTGGATGAGCACATTCTTTAACAGCAACCACCTGTTTAGAGTCACACtgaaaaatacagtaacaacaGGAAACATAGTCAGTATTCTTAAACACTTagattagattattattatatatatatatatatatatatatatatatatatatatatatatatatgtagattatAGATTATTAGTGTGCGTTGGAAATTATTAGAAATAAACTGCAATATGAATGCCATCCctcaaagaaaagaggaaaccaATTTTGACATGACGTGTCACAAGCTATTTGGGTTCAAATGTCCCAGTCTTATCTCATTGCTGGTCAGTGTTGCATAATGACGCAACAGTGTCTTCTAGCAGCTGTCaccaatgtaaaaaaaatatcatTGATAGTCCTCATAATCAATCTTTTACTGCCTAATGCCTATATTAAAATGAGTAGTCTTACCATTTAGGAACTACGCTATTTGTATCCATAGAGATCAATACACTCTCATGTCtctactgtaaatatgaagctacaacaagtagctggttagcttagtttagcaaaCAGACTAAAGAAATGCTTGCCTGGCTCTGTCGGAAACAACATGTTCAattgtccttgagcaagacattgAACCCCAGTTGCTCCAGATGTCTCACTGCCAtcggtgtttgtgtgtgtgtgtgtgtgtgtgtgtgtgtgtgggtgtgggtgtgtgtgggtgtttgtgtgtgtgtgtgtgtgtgcgtgtgtgtgtgtgtgtgtgtgtgtgtgtgtgtgtgtgtgtgtgtgtgtgcatgcatgtgtgtgtgaatgggtgaatgtgAGACAAACTTTAAAGTGCTTTGGATCAAAGTGCtacataaatgcagtccattgaGTTTGTTTACCGACATGTAAACAGACTCTCacctataaacacatttaaaagtcataACATTCAACCTTGTAAGTTTACCCATGTCCTGTGATTGACTGACGACCCGTGACCCTGTACGTGATAAGTGGTTACAGACAATGGATGGATAATaatggaaaaaaactaaatcaacaacaaaaacaacaaggtCCAGTTTTACGGACGGCTGTGTgagggactatttcttcagGCAGTGACTGCCTTAAGTCGCCGCTGGTTGCCTGTTGATCTCATTTTAGCAACAAGACTTCGGCAAATCAATGCTCCTCTTCAGTTTTTGtacagataaaacaaacaaggtataacgtagggctgcacaatatgtCGTTTTTTTATCCTCACCGCGATGTCCACTTCTTTTGTTcttcgtgtgcatgtgacgtcacgcttatttcccaaaccggaagtcagccatgttggatgatatatacaaccaagacggcggccgttcacgtgtgagttgctgcaacgcttcgtaattttctttgtatttaaacgtctaagattgaaagaaaatgccaatcgtgtgcgcagtgtataattgtggtcataacgctactcgtgatcCCAGAGAAAcggcttctttagatttcctacaatcatcaaaaacaacgatccacaaaagagggatgaatgcAACAAGAGTTAGTACTGCAGCTTTTACACCAGAAGCAGCAatgccaaaataaaacatctcaaTATCTTCATTAGATGAAGCCACCAGCTTTGTTCTCGTTTTACCTCTGGACTGACTAGGTGTTTTGCCGTCTCTCACCTCACAACCAAGtgttttttatcttcttttggCCGAGGTAAAATCCATATcactgactggtaaataaggcactttctttacatgtgatagcagccatttgctcttttcttctgtgcatgtttttgtttggcttattcttgagactacttcacttgcaaAAAgtaaagcaccaatgtgagaacatgcttcgcttaatccagccatacaatcacagtgtgcgaagataacatcgccgctcttctcactcacaaaccacggcttgagcggtgtatctcgagctctttgagagtgatttacacgggcatggacgagcaccctgttatctttcagtggtttggtaagaagactaccaacccagtcagaaacaaagaaattataagcatctaagctctagtatgccttcatttgtgcgttggttgcccacgacgtttgtagcacaaggtagttcataatctaaatctaaatcctcaatataatccgacggctttagcttgtacgggtcacggccgcacatttggacttttcctctgaatgttgcctttgcagaggactccagagagtcataatactttgaagaagtcggagttgtattgttttggttgttcgctttagacgccattttttatttgtatatcatccaacatggcgtcgcacgcatacttcacacagttttgtcacgtgattgcacacgaagaatacCCAGGTTTTCTGTTTCACCCTGCGTACGGCTAGGTTAACTATCTTCCggatgtagcttcatatttaccgtacagatatgagagtgaaACCGATCTTTCGTCTCGCTCTCGGCAAGTAAGCGAATACGCATatctcccaaaatgtcaaactattaattAAAGCATAACAAAGGAATAATTGTGGTTGCTCTGAATCAGGGTCGTGTTATCAAATAATTATGAGGTTGGTGTCATGTTTGCAGGGGTCAGTGTGCGTTCCATGTGCTCTCGTaaagcatcatcatcatatgTCATACAAACAAGGAGTGCTTTTCACAAAACATCGAATGAGACGAATCAAGGGATTGCAGCGGGCTACACTGTGTCCTTGGAGGAGAGCGGGGAGAATTTGTTCAAATAAGTGTTTAATCAATCGTTTATGTGGTTCACTGGAGTCTCTGCAGCTCAACACCAGGCCTGCAAAATGCAATGACAGCTGTAAAGAGCAAGGTCATTCCCACTGCTGTTGTGAAATACATAAAGACAAACTTCTTATCACCCTCAGTTGGAATTAGACAGCCTCTCATAGTCAAAAGACAAAATCACCCCTAAAGAAACAACGTAGTAGTAAATCTTTCTTAATATTTCCAGAAGTCCTCTGTGACAAACACGCTATAGAAATCTGTCCCTCTCTGGTTTTATGTCGTGTTCAGATAAAGGTCATCTGAAATGTTATTGTGATTTATGGCTTCTGGTCAATGTGCTTGGGAATGAACACCAGAGTAGATTTTACTTGGCAAACAATAATGCTTTTGTTGGCTTTTCAGAGAGGTCAAAAAGTCAGTAATTAGAACTGTAGGTTTAAGAGCTTTTTCTCAATTACATAAGTCAGGCAGGCATCCAGAAGGAGCACACAGATGGTTATGGATAATTAGGGAAAATAATATTTGGCCAAGttgtcttgaaaatgttttaacagcATTTGTAAGTGAAACAGGGACAGCTAACGACCAAACAGCTCCAGAGACCAAACTGCTCGTCTTCGACAGAGACGGCcattaaaatgtttcctttgcTATGTTACTATGAAGAAAGAGCGTCACTCAACATCACATCATTTCTCAGTTCAATAGTCATTTAATGTAacattaaaggaacatttcacaAGAATTGTGAAAACTTAATTTTGCGAAATCTTTAGTTCCATAATAGTGTTTTAAAGGTATAATGTGCAATTCTGAGCcgcctgctccaaataaatagggggcagtatttcaccacTACGACAGGGTCCAGGAGTACAGGTGATTTAGTAGTCTATAGTAgtatttaattgtataaatTCATCAATCACTAAAACCATCAGTTAGTCAAAAAGACAACTATATGTTAtcgtgtttatattttagttgtagtagtttatcatattttttgtattctaagtttagtgtattctaatgtattctttatattgtgtattgtattctacagctatatatatatatatatatatatatatatatatgtatatatatatatatatatatatatatatatatatatatatatatatatatgtatatatatatatatatatacatatatatatatatatatatatatatatatatatatatatatatacatatatatatatatatatatatatatatacatatatatgtatatatatatatatatacatcttcTATTGTTGATAaaattcagtcagtcagtcacttcattagaccagactgctgaaactctctAGATAACTCTGCTGTCTCATTATCTTTACATGTGGCtgagatatctgtgtgtttactgaggcaCTGGGGCTGTACGGTCTGTGAAacgttatgttttgatagtttgtatgtcgGCTCGGGTCGGGGCAGCAGAGATGAGGGAATGActcgtgtttttattttgtcctcCTCCACGAGATGTGTATACCTACATGGAGCCAGTCATTGTGGAAAAAGCAGAAATATGCTGAAACGTACAATGTAAAGTCTGTCTTGTCTCCTTGTGTATTCATCTTTGGCTTTCATCACTGACACACAAGAAGATAGACCTAAAAGGTCAATGTCAAAAATACATGT contains:
- the LOC115021715 gene encoding galanin receptor type 1-like, which gives rise to MNLSESVWLLDEPCNLSRVEEEDQKLLFGIGTDNFITLLVFGLIFTLGVLGNSMVITVLARSKPGKPRSTTNIFILNLSIADLSYLLFCIPFQSTIYMMPTWVLGAFICKFIHYFFTVSMLVSIFTLSAMSVDRYIAIVHSRKSSSIRVAKHALIGVVVIWILSLAMAAPVMYYQNISHRGENHTFCWEVWPNENQKKVYVVFKFVFGYVLPLLLISFCYAKVLNHLHKKLRNMSKKSEASKKKTAQTVLVVVVVFCFSWLPHHVVHLWVEFGDFPLNQASFVLRVAAHCLAYSNSSVNPVIYAFLSENFRKAYKQVFKCQIGSRDSPLNDIKEIRSKADTPPSTNCTNV